Part of the Ctenopharyngodon idella isolate HZGC_01 chromosome 24, HZGC01, whole genome shotgun sequence genome, TTCTCTgggtaaaataatgaaatactgtacaaaacacagcagggctcgacaataaggaccgCCCGGGGTCAGTGTGAATAATGTTTGGGATAATTGAACTGTGCAACACTGTCACAGTCCCGAttgggccagtgctgcatcttTGCGAAAGTTTAATAAGAaaattgtaactttaataaggattaatatgCATTTGATTTATGAAGAAtatgcagttattttacatttgtttactttatttctgtaccgGAAAACTACCGTTAAACCTACCTAAAAAGCACTGATTATTAGGGCcagagcaccgatggtgtgaggaccctattgtaattgctccgtttattattattcttctccaaagtgaatcgcatttttgagggcctaaacgtgctcaaaaactcatgaaactttgcacacgcgtcagaagtggtgaaaattctGACGCGTGAAAATTCAGTACACACatttaacagcccaatacctacaaaaaagtctcttggagcaaaatctgaaaccgaacaggaagtcagatattttgaattaacagtttttgccatttccagacgttgtactttaacaaactcctcctagagctttaatcagatcaatgtcatatttggtcagtctaatctaaaggcctttgtgacgttatgttgcgaagatcttgagttttcgctggagggcgtgtctgtggcggcctgacaaagttcgatgtttcgccatgaaacaggaagttgttttaactatggcatacaatgtccgatctgccccaaacttcacatgtttgataagagtcctggcctgaagacgtctacatgacaatattcagttacagttatagcgccacctgcgggcaacaggaattgacatgttttacactgtgattaactcatagagatttaaccagaaccacatcatatatggtcagtctaatcttaaggccttagcgatgttaaattgtgaagatcttgagttttagCTGAAGGGcttgtccgtggcggcctgacaaaatctgATATTTCGCCATGAAGGACGAAGCTGTTGTAattcaggcatacagtgtccgatctgccccaaacttcacgtgtgataagagtcctggcctaaaaacatctatatgccaatattcagttagtcatagcgccacctgctggcaacaggaaatggcgtgctttacactgtaattcgctccctgaaacacatttcgatatgccacaaagtaccaaacatgctagaaacacgttaaatcatgcaacacttggctaagagctattttttgtgattaacgccacaaaacaggaagttgttgtaattcaggcatacaatgtccgatctgctccaaacttcacatgtttgataacagtcctggcctgaagacatctacatggcaatattcagttacagtcaaagcgccacctgttggcagcaggaagtgtggcactttgaaatgactttgtcGTAATTCttctgtatttactcgcttgcatgcatgtcgcccactgttcaccgTTTTCCTGAGGCCAActggtggcggtgagcccgggtgcgagggccctttcatcgctgcttgcagctttaatttcatttgtatctttgttctgttgtatatatgtatttatgttggcctgctgaatgttaaatggatccaagccatgttcattagaaattatttgaggatgcagcaataaactagTATAACTTAATGCATGCATTTTTGAACTTTgctaatttaaaacatgatcaaaacactGTATTGGAATCGGCcgataattgtttgttaaaatcggtATCGGCCCGAAAAAATCCCatcagtgcatccctattaattaataaaattaaccaCAAACACCCACATTTATCCATATTTGCTTGGAAAagccacaaaaaatatttattcaacaacatTACAAGACTGTGACACTTGAGTAAAGCagtgaataaaaatatacaagttTATCACTGAAGCCAATGTTTTCCCTACCACAGGCAGTGCACCCACCACTCTGACGGAGCAAACTGCCACAAATTCTGGCCACTTTGTACCATAAAACAGAGAACCTAAAattcttttaataaaatgttcacaTATGGAAATGTGTCACTGATTAATTAGTAAATGAGTATTTTAGCATAAAGTAAAGGTAAAAAGCAAGGTTAAATGCAGCCTCTCTGTTAATTAACTCTGTTAATGAGGCGATGACATGTTCACTGGGGTTTTGCTCCGGGTAGTCGAGAGTTGAAAAACAAGGTGCGCTgcagtgatttttttccccatcattGATTTACTAGCTATATTTAACTCAGTTTTATATTTGTAGACAAAACTCTACATTCATCTACAGTCTTGCGATGCAGCTATTGATCATCATTCAGCTAATTCATGCCTACACAAGATGGCGCTGACCGAGAATATATTTTTCCTCATGTATGTATCTTgtaagttccctttcgatactacacTCATACTGCGTCGTCTGCCGTTTAGGCAAGACATAACGGGGAAACTCCTGTTTTCACCGatttctgaagcctttttcaatcacgcagtgaaactgGGGCGGACATGTTGTCCCGGAACAACCTTCCCTCGGAGGAATGGTCGCTCCACCCCCCGTGGTTCAGAAAATTTGGGATGTCTTCGGAAGGGCAGAGGTCGATCActtcgcctcagaagacaactaTCGTTGCCCAATTTACTTTTCAAAGACCAAGGATGCgctggcccacgactggcccagcctcctcctGTATGCTTTTCCCCCGGTCGCTCTGATTCCCCAGGTTATCAGACGAATCAGGGAGGGTGCCGACAGGGTCCTCCTGGTGGCTCCTCTATGGAGGAGCCAACCATGGTTCTCGGACCTGTCTCAGCTATCGTCCATGGAGCCATGGCCAATCCCCCTGAGATGAGACATCCTCTCCCAAGCGGGAGGGACAATAAGGCACCCCAGACCCGAGCTGTGGGATCTCCATGTGTGGCTTCTAGACAGGAGCCTTCAAACCTCCCTGAAGACGTCCTGAACACTATCTCACAAGCCAGAGCTCCATTGACAAGACGTTTCTACTCCCTAAAATGGTCAGTCTTTGCTGCCTTGTGTACAGCCCGGGATGAAGACCCATTTACTTGTGACATATCTCTGATATTGTCTTTCCTTCAGGACTTAATGGATAGGGGCCGTACTCCCTCTACCCTTAAAGTCTATGTCGCGGCTATAGCGGCCTCCCATGCTCCCGTAGCGGGGCAGTCGGTAGGGAGAAACAACCTTGTTGTTTGCTTCCTAAAGGGATCTAGGAGGCTGAACCCTCCTCGCCCCCGCACAGTTCCTACCTGGGACCTGTCTTTGCTTCACAGAGGCCTTAAGGGCCCTCCCTTTGAACCACTCCAGACTGCCAACTTACGTCCCCTAGCATTGAAAACTACCTTATTGCTAGCCTTAGCATCGGTAAAGCGAGTGGAAGATTTGCAGGCGCTCTCTGTGAGCCCCTCCTGTCTTAAATTCGGGGCTAACGACTCTAAAGTTGTCCTGAAAGCAAGACATGGATATGTCCCAAAGGTCCTATCCACCCCCTTTAGGGCGCAGATGGTCATTCTCTCTGAGCACACTCCACAAGAGGCATGGCTTCTTTTTGGGCATAGTCCACTGGCGTGTCCATCGCGGAAATCTGTGAGGTGGCCGGCTGGGCCTCGCTGTCCACGTTCGTCAGGTTTTATAACCTAGACGTTCCTGCATTACAAACGCAGGTTCTCTCTGCATAAGCCTCACCAATGTGACCAGCTTATGAGCACTTGTCTACGGCCCTGACCAAGTCCGGGTAATAAAGTATTTTTCTGTTCCCTATATGTGCTCTAGGCCCCATGGGGCTCCTAGGATGTATAGGAATGGGAGAGTGACTACAGTGTCCTCAAGTCCCCGAACTTCCGGGATACATTATGCTATGTGCACCCAAGCAAGCCAATGCTCTGTCATCCCCCCTTCATAGCACGGCGTGATTGTATTATCCCCATTGCGTCTTGCCTAAACGGCAGACGACGCAGTACGTGCGTAGTATCAAAAGGGAACGTattcggttactaacgtaaccttggttcccttagatacggaacgagtactgcatACTTTGCCGCGCTATTCGTAGGACGCCTCATGCCGTCGCCTCAGTCGAAATAAATCAGTCTGCCAAGGTGAGACGGCCGCTTATATAGCCCGATGCCCCGCCCATTTTGGAGGGCGCGAGCGGGCTCGCTCACCATTGGCTCGCGCGGCACTGCCGCGCCATCATTGGTTTGTTTACTTTAACTCCACaaaccaatggccgtgcagtttcAATGCGTGATTGAAAAAGGCTTTGGAAATCGGTGAAAACAGGAGTTTCGTCTTGACTAAACAGCAGATGACACAGTACTCATTCtgtatctaagggaaccgaggttacgttagtaaccgagtacgttttcCAATTTGGCTTTAATCTTGTCTGCTGCACAACATACaacagtaggctatattaaGATAAATAAAGTTTGGTACTTATTTAAAAGATGTTCTACAGtatataactttattttttatatatatttattagagATGTGCCCTTAATTGACAGTATGTTAGTCATTCAGACTGATGatgatttattcatttcaaatattaggattattattcaaatattcCCTAACAACAAAAAGATGTTGAGTGTTTAATGCTATGAAGCATCCTCATAATTTCAGATGTATTGTACTCAGGGATGTTGTCACAACTCGGCCAAGTGTGGTTTAACAGGAACACAATGAAGACGAAATAGTAATAACAGGCTTTATTAGCAGAACAGAACGTAACCAAACCAAATATGTTTATGGAATATTTTCAGTGAAACTTATAAACTCTGAAACCTAAAGTAGGTTTTGAATCCATTGTTTGAACAGCATTGTCAACCCATTGGTTTTATTTGaacattatacatttgtttCCATTTGTGTACAGTTGGAAAAAAAACCATGAACATTGAGAAGTTAAAAGTAGGTTAGATAAGCACTAAAAGAAGCCTCCCAATAAACGGCTAATCCAacaggttgttgtttttttcatcaGTTACAAACACCATACACATTCTTAGATTATAGACCAATataaaagatatatttaaaagaaatatatttgaGTAAATTATTGTGTATTCAGGTATTAATTAATGTGGTATATCTCTGACAGAAGGAAAGTAAGCAAGTCATTTTAGTTTGTCAGCGATAAAAAAGAAGTACAGCTGCTTCAGTAATCTCTTTGGAAGCACTCCATCCTGTATTAGTACCATAGCCACTCCAGTCGAAACTCGTAAAGTCCCCGCACTGTCTAGGGACGCCCTCAGGAAAGTGTCCACCTCCACCAATacagaactgcaaaaatatgagtacattaaaaacaaaaaaaaacttatttcctCATATAACATTGCAGTTGATTTACTTCTGTTGTAATTGTATTACTGTAAATGAATTTCCTCTTCATTTATACACTAAAGCATGAATTATTGCCTGTGGTGATCAGCAGCacttaataatagtaataataataataagttttatttatatagcgcctttccagggctcaaggacgctttacaattatcaaggaagagataatacaagTAGACAATGATGAAAACAATAATGGATAGGGAAGCATACAGAAGAATAGAgtcaaatacagaaatacaaaaCAGGACTTAagagacataacataacattcagAGAAATATTAGTAATAATGCAGAGCAATCAATTCATCAAATCAGAGgtataacattcagaaaacaggtgagttttgagtaatgatttaaattcagagatATTATTAACACAACAGAGTGAGCGGGGGAGAGAATTCCAGAGTTTGGGTGCGATAGTACTGAATGATCTGCCCCACATTGAAGAGAGGCGATGCCGAGGGACAACGAGAAGGCCAGAGTCAGAGGAACGTAGTGAGCGAGTCGGTGTGTAGGGGATCAGCATATTACAAAGATAAGAGGGAGCCAAGCCATGCAAAGATTTAAAAGTGAGCAGGAGAATTCACTTCACAAAGGCTGTTCATAAACATTGTTGTAAATAATCCATAATATTTGTTTAGCTCACATGTTCAGTGTGACAACCAGTTGGTTTAACGCCCGAACAAATTGCCATGGCTGCCTTTTCAGTATTGAAGATTCTGAAGGTGATGAATCCAGGCTCAAATATTCctgaaaaaaacacagaatataTAATTGATGATGGTCTGTCATGATAGGTCCATGCACACAGAATGGCATTCATTTATTAAAGTGATTGGATCTCAGCATGATGATGCTTTGTAAATAATAGGCCTACACAACCTGATCTCACAGCAATTCATGCGTATTTTgcgaggtggctaatttgtactaATTTGTACGATCTCACTTGTACGAATTAgtacgttttttgctaaatcatacgtattttatgagttgccaaattcgtatgaattcatacgaatgacctacccctaacccctcCCCTAAACCTACCAGTCACtagggtttagacaaatcgtataaattcgtacgagtgacgttgtacaaattcgtacgaattacctaccttgtaaaatacgtacgaattggttGTGAGACAGCGTTGCAGCCTACACCATCACTGAATAATACACAGATTTTTTGTCAGTCGATGTAGctactttctttaaaaatatttgaaaaatattggcTCAAGAGGTATTGATGTACCTCTTGAATAAGGTCCATACAGTTTTTTGGTAGAATCCACATTTCCAGTATCATACACTATTGGAATAGCAGGTCCATTATCAGTGATGCAAGTCCCAATTCCAAACCTCACAGGGAATTTCTggaaaaattaacataaaaattcattttttttttttttttttacagaattgtAGTCTTTTGCCTTTAGCCTATATTTCTTTGAATATTTAAGACACAAAACGGCTGTCAACTTTTGTCTGACCTTGAATAAATTGAAAAGGTTTCCTCCGTGTAGAGTCAAGAAGCGATTTTCAGTGTGGTATCTCAGGATGGAGGCAGTGCTCCAGTTTTCCAATGCCATATTATTAGGAACATGCCACACAGATACATCCTGTGCCGCAATTTCAAAGTATCCAGGATTCTATGACACAAAGGAAACAGACTGTCAATTCATTTTGTagattaacatgttttaattgttaaatgtaataaaaaaattaccttGTAATCATCACTTGTAGCAGCATCTGCAGTTCCAAATGTGACTCTGTTTGCCCATGTTCCTTCACCATCAGGCCGGTTTGCAATGCTGCCCTGCTCACTAGACCAGCGATCACCAACAGTACACTTTCCATACATGTTGTTTTCATGAACGCTGGCAACCAGCGTCCAGCCGCCGCCCGCAGTGGTCATATCACAAAACGTCTGGTAAAGGACCCCTCTTGGTGAGATTAGATAGTACAGGCCATCTGCATTAACAGAAGTATTGCTGAGTCACCTAAATTGAGTTGTTGCTTAAgataagtaaataatttttgaataaattcaaaAATACCATACCCTCATAAACATGATATTTGTCAAGAATTTCTTTGCAGCTTCGGGCAACATATTTAATTCTGTCCAGAAGTTTTCCAAGCTCATGGTTGCTGTTGGTCTCACTTATATTAATGCATGGTGCTTCTGTTTCTTGTATTACACACATAGTTCCCTCTGTAGAAAGATCATAAAAAGAGTAAACACTGGTTACACCATGGCATTACgtaagtttttcattttttactcccaccagatggcactaatctaccttcaaaaaattggattttaaatgcctttttaacatctattttaacatggaatactgctttaattgaaaaataatttaaaaatatattagaaaaaattgtgaattattttcaatgggcaaaaa contains:
- the LOC127507099 gene encoding intelectin-like — its product is MFFGILLSLALSLWFCDAKSKGTMCVIQETEAPCINISETNSNHELGKLLDRIKYVARSCKEILDKYHVYEDGLYYLISPRGVLYQTFCDMTTAGGGWTLVASVHENNMYGKCTVGDRWSSEQGSIANRPDGEGTWANRVTFGTADAATSDDYKNPGYFEIAAQDVSVWHVPNNMALENWSTASILRYHTENRFLTLHGGNLFNLFKKFPVRFGIGTCITDNGPAIPIVYDTGNVDSTKKLYGPYSRGIFEPGFITFRIFNTEKAAMAICSGVKPTGCHTEHFCIGGGGHFPEGVPRQCGDFTSFDWSGYGTNTGWSASKEITEAAVLLFYR